From a single Methylacidiphilum kamchatkense Kam1 genomic region:
- the dnaA gene encoding chromosomal replication initiator protein DnaA, which translates to MNKVATTEYHSLWDGICLELQKVISREAIEKWFYPIELIGIENDVLILKAPDPIYQYWIEENYLPQVIGASSRILGKNLKVSFYHDQKQKGIIEKSSKQPCQEEKSVIESKGLNLKFSFENFVVGPNCEFAAAAAKAVAESPAKAYNPLFLYGKVGLGKTHLMQAIGNYILKKNKRILLQYVTSEQFTNEFIEAIQKGNLVQFRKKYRQIDVLLIDDIQFLAGKERSQEEFFHTFNCLFDGSKQIVLSGDEAPSALQNLEKRLISRFEWGLTAEILPPGIEVRLAILKNKLKNYSISIEEKILEFIAERIKTNVRQLEGALNRLCAYISIHKREIVSLEEVESLLKDLISIQPSKTITIEMIQKMVCEAYDIRYSDMVSKRRISSIAFPRMVAMYLARKLTNFSLSQIGESFGGRDHGTVLHAQRTISEKMAQDPDLMQLIKKITERLTSSQ; encoded by the coding sequence GTGAATAAAGTGGCTACTACTGAATATCATTCCCTTTGGGATGGCATATGTTTAGAACTTCAAAAAGTGATATCCAGAGAAGCGATTGAAAAGTGGTTTTATCCCATAGAATTGATAGGTATAGAAAATGATGTTTTAATACTGAAGGCTCCTGATCCGATTTATCAATATTGGATAGAAGAAAATTATTTACCTCAGGTTATCGGTGCTTCTTCTAGAATTCTTGGCAAAAATCTGAAGGTTTCTTTTTATCATGATCAAAAGCAAAAGGGGATAATAGAAAAATCTTCTAAACAGCCTTGTCAAGAAGAAAAATCAGTCATTGAATCAAAAGGATTAAATTTAAAATTTTCTTTTGAAAACTTCGTAGTAGGACCAAATTGCGAGTTTGCTGCAGCGGCTGCAAAAGCAGTAGCGGAATCTCCAGCCAAAGCTTATAATCCTCTTTTTTTATATGGAAAAGTTGGCTTAGGCAAGACACATCTGATGCAGGCTATAGGCAATTATATTCTTAAAAAGAACAAGAGAATCCTTCTTCAATATGTCACCTCGGAGCAGTTTACCAACGAATTTATTGAGGCTATCCAAAAAGGAAATCTTGTGCAGTTTAGAAAAAAATATAGGCAAATCGATGTGCTTTTGATTGATGATATTCAATTTTTAGCTGGGAAAGAAAGATCACAAGAAGAATTTTTTCACACATTTAACTGCCTTTTTGATGGGAGTAAGCAGATTGTATTAAGTGGAGATGAAGCCCCAAGTGCTCTTCAGAACCTGGAGAAAAGGCTTATATCTAGGTTTGAATGGGGATTGACAGCCGAAATACTCCCTCCTGGAATTGAAGTCAGATTAGCTATATTAAAAAATAAATTGAAAAATTATTCCATTTCTATCGAAGAAAAAATTTTAGAATTTATTGCAGAAAGAATAAAAACAAATGTACGACAACTGGAAGGAGCTTTAAATAGACTTTGTGCTTATATTTCTATTCATAAGCGTGAAATAGTTAGTTTAGAAGAAGTAGAATCGCTTCTCAAGGATCTTATTTCCATCCAACCATCAAAAACAATTACAATTGAAATGATTCAAAAGATGGTCTGTGAGGCTTATGATATTAGGTATTCGGATATGGTTTCAAAAAGAAGAATATCTTCGATAGCTTTTCCCAGAATGGTGGCTATGTATTTGGCTAGAAAGCTGACCAATTTTTCATTATCTCAGATTGGTGAAAGCTTTGGTGGAAGAGATCATGGAACAGTCCTCCATGCACAAAGAACCATTTCAGAAAAAATGGCTCAAGATCCAGATCTAATGCAGCTCATAAAAAAAATCACCGAAAGATTAACTTCTTCTCAATAA
- the dnaN gene encoding DNA polymerase III subunit beta: MKFCVDKNQFIESLSLIQSIINPRSTLPILSHLHLTAQIPDLVVLFATDLQTSLKLNLKATVTESGITTLPARRLLTIVRELESNELTLETDSNHLTTLSSGNCLFKLNGLPEDDYPKFSPGKFNNFMEMPQSKLRKMLKMVEYAMADESRPALNGAWFSVKSGRFEVAATDGKRLAYVFDDFKTNGLEAEGIVPAKAILEISRILENSDKALKMFLDPNKIFLEYDNILFFSKLIEGKYPNFKQVIPKATTEKAVIDRNTFMHSIRRVSSIASSGSGSIPIILNFVGNQELVLSCQAPEIGQAKETISIKEFKGEPFSIPFNPFYLLDPLKEMEKEDVILEFINPSTKGNPCLITEGTNFVYVLMPIKNQ; this comes from the coding sequence ATGAAATTTTGTGTGGATAAAAACCAATTCATTGAATCTTTATCGCTAATTCAAAGTATTATCAACCCTAGATCGACTCTTCCAATTCTGAGTCATTTGCATTTGACGGCGCAGATTCCTGATTTGGTTGTACTGTTTGCTACTGATCTACAAACAAGCTTAAAATTAAACCTAAAAGCAACAGTTACAGAAAGTGGAATAACCACTTTGCCCGCCCGAAGACTATTAACCATTGTCAGAGAGCTAGAGTCAAATGAACTAACTCTAGAAACGGATTCTAATCACCTCACAACACTTTCTTCAGGCAATTGTTTATTTAAGTTAAACGGGTTGCCAGAAGATGACTATCCAAAATTCTCTCCTGGAAAGTTTAATAATTTTATGGAAATGCCCCAAAGCAAATTACGGAAGATGCTTAAAATGGTCGAGTATGCCATGGCTGACGAAAGCAGACCTGCATTAAATGGGGCGTGGTTTTCGGTAAAATCAGGTCGTTTTGAAGTGGCGGCTACCGATGGGAAAAGGTTGGCTTATGTTTTTGATGACTTTAAGACTAATGGTTTGGAAGCTGAAGGGATTGTTCCAGCCAAAGCCATCTTGGAAATTTCTAGGATACTAGAGAATTCTGACAAGGCTCTAAAGATGTTTTTGGATCCAAATAAAATTTTTTTAGAATACGACAATATTCTCTTTTTTTCTAAACTTATTGAAGGCAAATATCCTAATTTTAAACAGGTTATTCCTAAGGCTACCACAGAAAAAGCGGTTATTGATCGTAACACCTTTATGCATTCTATCCGTAGAGTTTCTTCCATTGCTTCTAGTGGTTCTGGATCGATTCCAATTATCCTTAATTTTGTAGGGAATCAAGAATTAGTCCTTTCTTGTCAGGCCCCAGAAATTGGACAAGCCAAAGAGACCATCAGTATAAAAGAATTTAAAGGGGAGCCATTTTCAATTCCTTTTAATCCTTTCTATCTTTTGGATCCTTTAAAAGAAATGGAAAAAGAGGATGTCATTTTAGAATTTATTAATCCGTCAACCAAAGGTAATCCCTGTCTGATAACGGAAGGGACGAATTTTGTCTATGTTTTAATGCCAATTAAAAATCAATAA
- the lspA gene encoding signal peptidase II — MKGSPSAPPHYLSTLNKTEIFKWYLFKVFFFILNLSLFLLLDWITKSWVSSFFRNSFNKQLIPGFLDLVFVENTGIAFGLFAGNNGFWEYFTLLLILIGFIFFRKKIFSNFFHMLISSLIFAGAIGNWIDRVIHGHVIDFIDIHILEYHWPAFNLADAYLTIGFICILLESALSSKRTVKKTT; from the coding sequence ATGAAGGGGTCTCCATCGGCGCCACCACATTATTTATCTACCTTGAATAAAACAGAGATTTTTAAATGGTATTTATTCAAAGTCTTTTTCTTTATTCTAAACTTGAGTCTTTTTCTGTTGCTTGATTGGATAACAAAATCTTGGGTTTCTTCTTTTTTTAGAAATTCCTTTAATAAACAATTGATTCCAGGTTTTTTAGATCTTGTCTTTGTTGAAAATACAGGGATTGCTTTTGGATTATTTGCTGGAAACAATGGATTTTGGGAATATTTTACACTATTATTAATTTTAATAGGCTTTATTTTTTTTAGAAAAAAAATTTTTTCGAATTTTTTTCATATGCTTATTAGCTCTTTAATATTTGCAGGTGCCATAGGGAATTGGATAGATAGAGTGATTCATGGCCATGTGATCGATTTTATAGATATTCATATTTTAGAATATCATTGGCCTGCTTTTAATCTAGCTGATGCGTATCTGACTATCGGTTTTATTTGTATTTTATTGGAATCGGCATTGTCTTCTAAACGAACAGTTAAAAAAACAACTTAA
- the nadA gene encoding quinolinate synthase NadA: MDVREKKETVLKLKKEKRAIILAHNYQLPEIQEVADYIGDSLGLSFKARDTTAERIVFCGVHFMAETAKILNPNRKVILPDLEAGCSLSDTCSYEELLEYKMKNPEVFIVAYVNTSAAVKSLSDCICTSANAIKIIEKVPLDKKILFVPDQNLGEWVQSKTGRQMDLWPGECYVHVEFTHQSLLHLKKNYPSAPIVAHPECERAVRMLADEVCSTEQMIRYCRNHPAKTFIIVTEVGMTTRLKKEIPEKDFIPASTPRCACSQCKFMKKITLDKVISSLERDYPEIDVPVEIRKKAFIPIQQMLEWSE, translated from the coding sequence ATGGATGTAAGAGAAAAAAAAGAAACTGTTTTAAAACTTAAAAAAGAAAAGCGTGCTATTATTTTAGCCCATAATTATCAGTTGCCTGAAATTCAGGAAGTAGCCGATTATATAGGAGATTCCCTAGGACTTTCTTTTAAAGCCAGGGATACTACGGCAGAACGGATTGTTTTTTGTGGGGTTCATTTTATGGCTGAAACAGCCAAGATATTAAACCCAAATAGAAAAGTAATCCTTCCTGATTTGGAAGCGGGTTGTTCTCTTTCGGATACCTGTTCTTATGAAGAACTTCTTGAATACAAAATGAAGAATCCAGAGGTTTTTATTGTAGCTTATGTCAATACCTCTGCGGCGGTAAAATCACTAAGTGATTGTATTTGTACTTCCGCTAATGCCATAAAAATCATCGAAAAAGTCCCTCTTGATAAGAAAATTCTTTTCGTTCCAGATCAAAATTTAGGTGAATGGGTACAAAGCAAGACAGGTAGACAGATGGATTTGTGGCCTGGAGAATGCTATGTGCATGTGGAATTTACGCATCAATCCCTCTTACATTTGAAAAAAAATTATCCCTCTGCTCCAATTGTGGCTCATCCAGAGTGTGAAAGAGCAGTAAGAATGCTTGCGGATGAGGTCTGTTCGACTGAACAGATGATCAGGTATTGTAGAAACCATCCGGCTAAAACGTTTATAATTGTGACCGAAGTTGGAATGACGACTAGGCTGAAAAAAGAAATTCCAGAGAAGGATTTCATCCCGGCTTCGACACCCAGATGTGCTTGCTCTCAATGTAAATTCATGAAAAAGATCACCCTAGATAAGGTTATCTCTTCTCTTGAAAGGGATTATCCTGAAATTGATGTGCCAGTAGAAATCCGTAAAAAAGCTTTTATTCCTATTCAACAAATGTTGGAGTGGAGTGAATAA
- a CDS encoding RNA ligase partner protein encodes MKKFVLDTSVFTNPDITQQFGEDDATVFSNFLSLATKADAQFFMPSSAYQELKIMKGAGFFSSDFELTVHIRSPRKFTLLIPGFVLYDFIEEIRKRIDHGLRIAEEHLKLAGPNGGSPIPFDQLVNRLRNRYREALRQGILDSREDVDVILLAYELEGILVTADEGMKKWADKMGIEIMNAKFLRDCLKNLIKPEGSGEPVS; translated from the coding sequence GTGAAAAAGTTTGTTCTGGATACCAGTGTCTTTACAAATCCAGATATTACGCAACAATTTGGAGAGGACGATGCAACGGTTTTTTCAAATTTTCTTTCTTTAGCGACCAAAGCCGATGCGCAATTTTTTATGCCGTCGTCTGCCTATCAAGAACTGAAAATTATGAAAGGAGCCGGTTTTTTCTCTTCCGATTTTGAATTGACTGTCCACATTCGTTCACCTCGAAAATTTACTCTTCTGATTCCTGGTTTCGTTCTTTATGATTTCATTGAAGAAATAAGGAAAAGAATTGATCATGGGCTAAGGATAGCTGAGGAACATTTGAAACTTGCAGGACCCAATGGAGGAAGTCCCATTCCTTTCGATCAGTTGGTAAACCGCTTAAGAAATCGTTATCGTGAAGCCTTAAGACAAGGCATCCTTGATAGCAGGGAGGATGTTGATGTCATTCTTTTAGCTTATGAATTGGAAGGGATTTTAGTAACAGCTGATGAAGGCATGAAAAAATGGGCTGATAAGATGGGCATTGAAATAATGAATGCAAAATTTTTAAGAGATTGTTTAAAAAATCTAATCAAACCGGAGGGCTCCGGAGAGCCAGTTTCTTAA
- a CDS encoding RNA ligase: MSELFIEEILAKKKGIQGKFHEKTYTRLTSAYGGWPEGSIIFKDLIIAGFPKIGRINSLESGLREQFSGSFWMEEKVDGYNVRIFHHEGQIYCATRGGFICPFSTDRILDLLNVEIFIDHPNLVLCGEITGPGSPYIEGPTPLVSEDIKLFIFDIAKDSTMEFLPEREKHELISRYALPSVKNFGLFENQPKDLSQIKKILLSLHNEYREGVVFKEEPFGRRAKYVTANSDLNDIAVVSHKILDVSPNYFIDRILRYVLFLTELGLIEENNWEEKLGKAFVCGIKEVLKNVREHGRSSRFFRCRFRESKNAEYFIEHLKHIPGHQEHVIIKKLYQENNYWILEFEKTFPSTSDTLRNWLSGALRFD; encoded by the coding sequence ATGTCTGAACTATTCATTGAAGAAATTCTTGCCAAAAAAAAAGGTATCCAAGGGAAGTTTCACGAAAAGACTTATACTCGATTGACGAGTGCCTATGGGGGATGGCCAGAGGGAAGCATTATTTTTAAAGATCTTATCATTGCAGGTTTCCCTAAAATCGGAAGAATAAACTCCTTGGAGTCCGGACTACGAGAACAATTTTCTGGTTCCTTTTGGATGGAAGAAAAAGTCGACGGTTATAACGTCCGGATTTTTCACCATGAAGGTCAAATTTATTGTGCTACTCGAGGAGGATTTATCTGCCCATTCAGTACGGACAGAATATTGGATCTTCTGAATGTAGAGATTTTCATCGATCATCCCAATCTCGTTTTATGTGGGGAAATTACTGGACCTGGAAGTCCCTACATTGAGGGACCTACCCCATTAGTTTCTGAAGATATTAAGCTTTTTATTTTTGATATTGCAAAAGATTCTACTATGGAATTTCTGCCTGAACGAGAGAAACACGAGCTTATTAGTCGATATGCATTGCCTTCGGTTAAGAATTTTGGCCTTTTTGAAAACCAACCTAAAGACTTGAGTCAAATAAAAAAAATTTTGTTATCACTTCACAACGAATACAGAGAAGGAGTTGTTTTTAAAGAAGAGCCTTTTGGCCGGCGCGCAAAATACGTCACAGCAAATTCTGATTTGAACGATATTGCCGTTGTTTCTCATAAGATTTTAGACGTGAGCCCTAACTATTTTATCGATAGAATCTTACGGTATGTGTTGTTTTTAACAGAACTGGGACTGATCGAAGAAAACAACTGGGAAGAAAAACTAGGAAAAGCGTTTGTTTGTGGAATCAAAGAAGTACTCAAAAATGTGCGAGAACATGGTCGCTCCTCCAGATTTTTTCGATGTCGATTTAGAGAATCAAAAAATGCTGAATATTTTATCGAACATCTCAAACATATTCCAGGACATCAAGAACATGTAATCATAAAGAAATTATACCAAGAGAACAACTATTGGATTTTGGAATTTGAAAAGACTTTTCCTTCGACTAGCGACACTTTAAGAAACTGGCTCTCCGGAGCCCTCCGGTTTGATTAG
- a CDS encoding adenylosuccinate synthase gives MNSVLVGAQWGDEGKGKIIDFLTQDVDVVVRCQGGDNAGHTVEVHDEKFVLHLIPSGILWPDKFCLLGSGMVIDPVSLVDEIKNIEKRGIEIRSRLFISETAHMVFPYHRIIDELLERRRGKGRIGTTKKGIGPAYADKVSRVGLRILDLLDRKKFSEKLKILVEEKNRYINFLGGEPVLWNEIADAYLAAADEIASMVTNTTLWLHEASLSRKKILFESAQGTFLDIDFGTYPFVTSSNTTAGGAITGSGLPPHKISRVIGCMKAYTTRVGEGPFPVENAELSNMLHSTGREFGSTTGRARRCGWFDGVLARYASLINGFHEVAVTNLDGLDTIEKIPICVAYEYKGKILKYPPNSVEQLEECIPIYEEMPGWLEYTGGVRCFKELPKAAQEYLKKLGVLVGAPIKIVSVGADREQTFFVD, from the coding sequence ATGAATTCTGTTCTTGTTGGAGCTCAGTGGGGAGACGAAGGGAAAGGAAAAATAATTGATTTTTTAACCCAAGATGTCGATGTCGTTGTCCGATGTCAGGGAGGAGATAATGCGGGGCATACGGTAGAGGTTCATGACGAAAAGTTTGTGCTCCATCTTATCCCTTCAGGAATCTTATGGCCTGATAAGTTTTGTTTGCTGGGCAGTGGCATGGTTATTGATCCAGTGTCACTAGTTGATGAAATAAAAAATATAGAAAAAAGAGGTATTGAAATACGCAGCCGGCTATTTATTTCTGAAACAGCTCACATGGTCTTTCCTTATCATAGGATTATTGATGAACTTCTTGAAAGGAGGCGGGGAAAAGGCCGGATTGGTACAACAAAAAAGGGCATTGGACCAGCCTACGCGGATAAAGTAAGCCGAGTTGGGCTCCGTATCCTTGACCTTCTTGATAGAAAGAAATTTTCTGAAAAGCTCAAGATACTTGTTGAAGAAAAAAACCGCTATATAAATTTTCTAGGTGGAGAGCCTGTGTTATGGAATGAAATTGCTGATGCTTATTTAGCAGCAGCTGATGAAATTGCTTCAATGGTCACAAACACTACGCTTTGGCTGCATGAAGCTTCCCTTTCAAGGAAAAAAATTCTTTTTGAGAGTGCACAAGGAACATTCCTTGATATCGATTTTGGAACTTATCCTTTTGTAACCTCATCCAATACCACTGCTGGAGGCGCTATTACCGGTAGTGGATTGCCTCCACATAAAATCTCTCGAGTTATAGGTTGTATGAAAGCCTATACCACGCGGGTTGGGGAAGGCCCTTTTCCAGTAGAAAATGCTGAGCTTTCTAATATGCTCCATTCGACAGGCAGAGAGTTTGGGTCGACAACGGGTAGGGCGAGACGATGTGGTTGGTTTGACGGCGTTTTGGCTAGATATGCCTCTTTGATTAATGGCTTTCACGAAGTGGCTGTTACCAATCTCGATGGGCTTGATACTATAGAAAAGATCCCCATTTGTGTGGCTTATGAATATAAGGGAAAGATTTTAAAATATCCTCCCAATTCTGTAGAACAGTTGGAAGAGTGCATCCCTATTTATGAGGAAATGCCAGGTTGGCTCGAATATACTGGAGGGGTTAGATGTTTTAAAGAGTTACCTAAAGCTGCTCAAGAGTATTTGAAGAAGTTGGGAGTTCTTGTGGGAGCTCCAATTAAAATTGTGTCAGTTGGAGCCGATAGGGAACAGACTTTTTTTGTAGATTAA
- a CDS encoding isoprenyl transferase, with product MNITIENEHQKNNGVVNTEINSYLLDAKNVPNHVAIIMDGNGRWAEKRNLPRIEGHKEGLNAAKEVVQTALEIGIQYLTLYVFSIDNWKRPYFEIRALMTMFQDFLLKNENELVERGIKLLTIGRTTDLPKSLQNQLMATCKKTEKNFKLILTLALSYGARLDILNAVREIAKKAQSKEINLNDIDEKFFKAHLSTHFSPDPDFLIRTSGEMRLSNFLLWESSYTEFYFTNTFWPDFRREEFLEALAIFAKRQRRFGQITAKKR from the coding sequence ATGAATATTACAATTGAAAACGAGCATCAAAAAAATAATGGAGTAGTCAATACAGAAATTAATTCTTATTTGCTCGATGCGAAGAATGTGCCAAACCATGTGGCAATAATCATGGACGGTAACGGCCGATGGGCTGAAAAAAGAAATTTGCCTCGAATCGAGGGACATAAGGAAGGGTTGAATGCAGCCAAAGAAGTGGTTCAAACAGCCTTAGAAATAGGAATACAGTATTTAACTCTTTATGTCTTTTCCATTGATAACTGGAAAAGACCTTATTTTGAGATTCGAGCCTTAATGACGATGTTTCAGGATTTTCTTTTAAAAAATGAGAATGAGTTAGTAGAAAGAGGTATAAAATTATTAACGATTGGCAGAACGACCGATTTACCAAAAAGTCTCCAAAATCAGTTGATGGCTACCTGTAAAAAAACAGAAAAAAATTTCAAGCTTATCCTTACTCTTGCTTTGAGCTATGGTGCACGACTTGATATTCTCAATGCCGTGAGGGAAATAGCTAAAAAAGCTCAGTCTAAAGAAATCAACCTTAACGATATCGATGAGAAATTTTTCAAAGCGCATCTTTCTACACATTTTTCTCCGGATCCAGATTTTTTGATTCGGACAAGTGGGGAAATGCGACTGAGTAATTTTCTTTTGTGGGAGTCCTCTTATACAGAGTTTTATTTTACAAATACCTTTTGGCCAGATTTCCGAAGAGAGGAGTTTTTAGAAGCCCTGGCGATATTTGCAAAAAGGCAGCGTAGATTCGGACAAATAACTGCAAAAAAGAGATAA
- a CDS encoding phosphatidate cytidylyltransferase — protein MLKEESNFYSRLLSSLVLWGVILIALLYSLKILEMIIFMCFGLIAQEEFYRMQQAKGHKIFRLAGFTAAFCLYLGIWFFENVHTAGYSFYPFFEQILYFGLLTILFGQVIWNWDKLTNPIASIALTFLGFFYVAFLFSFLERISFCKGLPFNADAALFYLIAVTKLSDTGAFLVGRNFGSHLLIPHVSPKKTWEGLGGGIFFSFLAGILLPIGFSKFFVGFPLIDSILLSVVIGFIGAVGDLAKSVVKRDAHVKDSGHVIPGIGGLLDLIDSLLLSGPFFYFYCLFRYHIYP, from the coding sequence ATGTTAAAAGAAGAATCCAATTTTTATTCGAGATTACTTTCCTCTCTCGTTCTTTGGGGTGTTATTCTTATAGCCCTATTATACAGCTTAAAAATTCTCGAAATGATCATTTTTATGTGTTTTGGGCTTATAGCTCAGGAAGAGTTTTATCGGATGCAACAAGCCAAAGGCCACAAGATATTTCGCTTGGCTGGTTTTACAGCTGCGTTCTGTCTTTACCTAGGGATATGGTTTTTTGAGAATGTTCATACTGCTGGCTACTCCTTTTATCCTTTTTTTGAACAGATCTTGTATTTTGGATTGTTAACCATTCTATTTGGTCAAGTTATTTGGAATTGGGACAAGCTAACAAATCCAATAGCATCGATAGCTCTGACTTTTTTAGGATTTTTTTATGTTGCTTTTCTCTTTAGTTTTCTTGAGCGAATCTCCTTTTGTAAAGGATTACCATTTAACGCTGATGCTGCCTTATTTTATCTAATTGCGGTAACAAAACTGAGCGATACGGGTGCTTTTCTTGTAGGGAGAAATTTTGGCAGCCATCTGCTTATTCCTCATGTTAGCCCTAAAAAGACATGGGAAGGTTTGGGAGGGGGCATTTTTTTCTCTTTTTTGGCTGGGATATTATTACCTATTGGATTTTCAAAATTTTTTGTTGGCTTTCCTTTGATCGATTCGATTCTTTTAAGTGTTGTGATTGGATTTATTGGAGCGGTAGGTGATTTAGCTAAAAGCGTGGTCAAAAGAGATGCTCATGTGAAGGATTCAGGTCATGTCATTCCAGGTATTGGAGGACTATTGGACCTAATAGATAGTTTGCTTTTAAGCGGCCCCTTTTTTTATTTTTATTGTCTTTTTCGATACCATATATACCCATAG
- a CDS encoding phosphatidylserine decarboxylase family protein → MKDSLLFREAFPIAFALATLSLIFLLLPFKPAKFVGVFFLLALLFLFYFFRNPERTIPTDPHYILAPADGKIVEIKMEETSPFYEGKATKISIFLSIFDVHVNRSPVDGKIIKKEYHKGIFLDARNPKASLLNERQDWWIQSTKGCIVGIRQIAGFIARRLVSWKETGETIKRGERIGMIKFGSRTELFLPSDCIVVVHNGEKVEAGKTVVAKWP, encoded by the coding sequence ATGAAAGATTCCCTTCTTTTTCGTGAGGCATTTCCCATTGCTTTTGCCCTAGCGACGCTATCTTTGATCTTCTTGCTTTTACCCTTCAAACCAGCAAAATTTGTAGGGGTCTTTTTTTTATTAGCCCTTCTTTTTCTCTTTTATTTCTTCAGAAATCCAGAAAGAACTATCCCTACTGATCCTCATTATATTTTGGCTCCAGCAGACGGCAAAATTGTGGAAATAAAAATGGAAGAAACATCTCCTTTCTATGAGGGGAAGGCAACAAAAATATCTATATTTCTTTCTATCTTTGATGTGCATGTGAACCGTTCTCCGGTTGATGGCAAAATTATTAAGAAAGAGTACCATAAAGGGATTTTTTTGGATGCACGCAATCCAAAGGCCTCTTTATTAAACGAAAGACAGGATTGGTGGATTCAATCGACAAAAGGATGTATTGTAGGAATAAGACAGATTGCTGGGTTTATTGCGCGCCGGTTGGTTTCTTGGAAAGAAACTGGTGAGACGATTAAAAGGGGAGAAAGAATTGGCATGATTAAGTTTGGATCTAGAACAGAACTTTTTCTTCCAAGCGACTGTATAGTGGTAGTACATAATGGAGAGAAAGTGGAAGCTGGGAAAACGGTAGTTGCAAAATGGCCATGA
- the pssA gene encoding CDP-diacylglycerol--serine O-phosphatidyltransferase has product MNEWDAKKEEKIYLLPNLLTAGNLICGFLAILKILEGSILRDSDTAGWIHTYENSLNFILAAFVFDVLDGRLARFGGKESMFGREFDSLADLISFGVAPALLVFEIVLYQFPHKIGWIVASIYLVCGALRLARFNVLATQYKGSNLEFTGFPIPAAAGLVCSITLLMLYFYETDRELEKGWGKYILVVLLLFLSIMMFSKNLYPSFKGITWKTKWTVPKFLFVVSILGLTIVYYKWMLAVDFLGYLLYGFFRPFISKPLRKAIEEEGEEEEEREGEGKEEGKNNHLKIIQKKENSDRISL; this is encoded by the coding sequence ATGAACGAATGGGACGCAAAAAAAGAGGAAAAAATATATCTTTTGCCTAATTTGCTGACAGCGGGCAACTTGATTTGTGGGTTTCTTGCCATTCTAAAAATTCTCGAAGGAAGCATTCTACGAGACAGCGATACGGCAGGATGGATTCATACCTACGAAAATAGTTTAAATTTCATTTTAGCTGCATTTGTATTTGATGTTTTGGATGGAAGGCTCGCTCGGTTTGGAGGTAAAGAAAGCATGTTTGGAAGAGAATTTGATTCTTTGGCCGATCTTATTTCCTTTGGCGTTGCTCCAGCCTTGTTGGTCTTCGAGATAGTTCTCTATCAATTCCCTCATAAAATAGGATGGATTGTTGCTTCTATTTATTTGGTTTGCGGAGCTCTAAGGCTTGCCCGTTTCAATGTTTTAGCTACTCAGTATAAGGGATCGAATCTAGAATTTACTGGTTTTCCTATTCCTGCAGCTGCAGGACTAGTCTGCTCCATTACCTTACTGATGCTTTATTTTTATGAAACAGATAGGGAACTTGAGAAGGGCTGGGGAAAGTACATATTGGTAGTCCTGTTGCTTTTTCTCTCTATCATGATGTTTAGTAAGAATCTTTATCCTAGCTTCAAAGGCATTACTTGGAAAACGAAGTGGACCGTTCCTAAATTTTTGTTTGTGGTTTCTATTTTAGGATTGACCATAGTTTATTATAAGTGGATGTTGGCAGTTGATTTTTTGGGATATCTTTTGTATGGCTTCTTTAGACCTTTTATTTCGAAGCCATTGAGAAAAGCGATTGAAGAAGAAGGCGAGGAAGAGGAAGAAAGGGAAGGAGAAGGAAAAGAGGAAGGAAAAAACAACCATTTGAAAATTATTCAGAAAAAGGAAAACTCTGATAGAATTTCTCTTTAA